The Helicobacter cetorum MIT 00-7128 region AAAATCAACACTAAAATAAAAAGCTTGAGATTCCATTTGACTTTTTTAAAATTAGGGTAGCGGATATTGCTTACCATAAGCACCCCTAGTAAGACAATATAGGCTAAGAAAAACTTTATCCACAATTCTTCTAAAAAATGATATTTATTATCTAGCAATACTCCAAGCACCACCAATACCGCTGCTGCAGGAATAGGAATACCTATGAAAGAGTAGGGGTCGCTTGTGTTAGTGCTAATATTAAATCGTGCAAGGCGTATCGCTCCAAAAATCACAAATAATGCACTCACAGCCATACCGATGCGTCCAAAGTTATGACCCATATAAAAATAAGCAATCATGCTAGGGGCTACTCCAAAAGCGACCACATCAGCTAAAGAATCAAATTCTACGCCAAATTTGCTCGTGGTATTTGTAAGTCTTGCTACACGCCCATCAAGTCCATCTAAAATAAGGCTTGCTACAACAAGCCAACAAGCCATAACAAATTCTTGACTTGAGGCATAGAACATGCTCATCACACCTAGAAAAATACTACTAGCAGTGAAGAGATTGGGGAAGAGATAAAGGGGTTTAATAGGCATTAGTATATCCCTTGCATTTCATTAAGTAGGCCAAGAATGAAAGAATAAGTGAAACCAAACATTCTTATCCTAC contains the following coding sequences:
- the pssA gene encoding CDP-diacylglycerol--serine O-phosphatidyltransferase, coding for MPIKPLYLFPNLFTASSIFLGVMSMFYASSQEFVMACWLVVASLILDGLDGRVARLTNTTSKFGVEFDSLADVVAFGVAPSMIAYFYMGHNFGRIGMAVSALFVIFGAIRLARFNISTNTSDPYSFIGIPIPAAAVLVVLGVLLDNKYHFLEELWIKFFLAYIVLLGVLMVSNIRYPNFKKVKWNLKLFILVLIFLLLVFVRPLEVLSAFMLVYLFYGILRWVCLMVKIIFKRNT